In Aedes albopictus strain Foshan chromosome 3, AalbF5, whole genome shotgun sequence, the following are encoded in one genomic region:
- the LOC134289417 gene encoding uncharacterized protein LOC134289417: protein MVELCINSSYFRFRDKIYQQTFGTAMGSPLSPILADYVMEDLLESVTRKLQFTILVLKKYVDDLFLVLPRSEVQRTLDTFNAYNPHIQFTIEMEKDGKLPFLDTLANRSDHQPIKTQWYSKPISSGRLLNYHSFHPMSMKLNVAANFIERVMRLTTDDSTEQQKQKIFQILRLNNYPSSLINRLINRIHNNTAHSANTVPSSVNDETISDLAPPRTQHRTSNLPPTSVKPNSPPPRHNSAAAPPTPLPPWPPTSTTAPNILINDIPAHHQTTITSEEDDHHQTNLVTYRSMPHIPMLTRTISNILKKEYKNIRIATRNIKTTKSLLKPVKDPIPPHDQNNVIYSIPCNDCNNVYIGMTTNHLKKRISGHRSDINRLANQPSDTTEAKTALTQHITTEKHTFNLDGTKIIDRTLRSTALPMLEMCHIQNTPNTVNYRTDVDGLNTTYAGILHTIKTNDSRRKQRNDNDNTTTYSLGLDQIDQSTLS, encoded by the coding sequence ATGGTAGAACTGTGCATCAACAGCAGTTACTTCCGTTTTAGAGACAAGATTTACCAGCAGACGTTTGGGACGGCTATGGGCAGCCCCCTATCACCCATACTGGCAGATTACGTCATGGAAGATCTGCTCGAATCAGTCACCAGAAAGCTGCAATTCACGATACTGGTCCTGAAGAAATATGTGGACGATCTTTTCCTGGTTCTACCACGATCAGAGGTTCAAAGAACACTGGACACATTCAATGCATACAACCCACACATCCAATTCACTATCGAGATGGAAAAGGATGGCAAACTGCCGTTTCTCGATACACTAGCAAACCGCTCCGATCATCAGCCCATCAAGACTCAATGGTATTCAAAACCCATTTCATCTGGCAGACTCCTGAATTACCACTCGTTCCACCCGATGTCAATGAAGTTGAATGTGGCAGCCAATTTCATCGAACGAGTGATGCGACTCACCACCGACGATTCCACCGagcaacaaaaacaaaaaatcttccagatccTGAGGCTGAACAACTACCCGTCGTCCCTCATAAACCGATTAATCAACCGCATCCACAACAACACCGCTCATTCAGCCAACACCGTCCCATCTAGCGTCAATGACGAAACGATTTCCGATCTTGCGCCACCGCGCACTCAACACCGAACGTCAAACCTACCACCCACATCTGTAAAACCGAATTCGCCACCACCTCGCCATAACAGCGCTGCTGCCCCACCAACACCACTTCCACCATGGCCGCCAACGTCAACAACAGCCCCAAACATCCTGATAAACGATATTCCAGCACATCATCAAACAACCATCACCTCCGAAGAAGACGATCATCATCAAACCAATCTAGTCACATACAGATCGATGCCGCACATCCCCATGCTCACTAGGACCATCTCGAACATCCTGAAAAAAGAGTACAAAAACATAAGAATAGCCACACGGAACATAAAAACAACTAAATCGCTGCTCAAACCCGTTAAGGACCCAATACCCCCACACGATCAAAATAATGTAATTTATAGCATTCCATGCAACGATTGCAACAATGTTTACATCGGAATGACTACGAATCATCTGAAAAAACGAATAAGTGGTCACAGATCCGATATAAACAGACTTGCCAATCAACCCTCAGACACCACAGAAGCAAAGACAGCCCTAACCCAACACATAACCACAGAAAAACACACATTCAATCTAGATGGAACTAAAATCATAGATCGCACTTTACGATCAACTGCCCTTCCCATGTTAGAGATGTGTCACATCCAAAACACTCCTAACACAGTCAACTACCGAACAGACGTAGATGGGCTCAACACAACCTATGCCGGTATACTCCATACTATCAAAACAAACGATTCCCGTAGGAAGCAAAGAAACGATAATGACAACACTACCACATACAGTTTAGGATTAGACCAAATCGACCAGTCGACATTGTCGTAA